Proteins co-encoded in one Pseudorhizobium banfieldiae genomic window:
- a CDS encoding YdcH family protein: MSNTPHEIHDEFPEYADKIHSLKVSNEHFAGLLENYRDVNRAIHRAETEVEPVGDAHMEDMRKRRMVLKDEIYGMLAKA; encoded by the coding sequence ATGTCGAACACGCCTCACGAAATTCACGACGAATTTCCGGAATACGCCGACAAGATCCATTCGCTGAAGGTCAGCAATGAGCATTTTGCCGGTCTGCTCGAGAACTATCGCGACGTCAATCGTGCGATCCATCGGGCTGAAACGGAAGTGGAGCCGGTCGGCGACGCGCATATGGAAGACATGCGCAAGCGCCGGATGGTTCTGAAGGATGAGATCTACGGGATGCTGGCCAAGGCGTAA
- a CDS encoding CinA family protein translates to MSLFPADIGRAASQVIALYREHQQMLSTAESCTGGLIAGALTEISGSSAVVDRGFVTYTNEAKVDLLGVSERSLAAYGAVSREVALQMAHGALYRSRASAAVAVTGIAGPTGGSTEKPVGLVHLAAQTRAGILIHREMRYGSIGRSEVRLATVRTALEMLLEAAETK, encoded by the coding sequence ATGAGTCTCTTCCCCGCGGATATCGGACGGGCGGCGAGCCAAGTCATCGCTCTTTACCGCGAACACCAGCAGATGCTGTCCACGGCCGAATCCTGCACCGGCGGGTTGATTGCCGGCGCCCTAACGGAGATTTCCGGGTCGTCTGCCGTCGTCGACCGCGGCTTCGTAACCTATACGAACGAGGCAAAGGTGGACCTGCTTGGCGTCTCGGAGAGAAGCCTTGCGGCCTACGGCGCGGTTTCGCGCGAAGTCGCGCTGCAAATGGCGCACGGTGCCCTCTACCGGTCCCGCGCCAGCGCGGCGGTTGCCGTCACGGGGATTGCAGGCCCGACCGGTGGGTCAACTGAAAAGCCGGTGGGTCTCGTGCATCTTGCCGCCCAGACGCGAGCCGGCATCCTGATCCACCGGGAAATGCGCTACGGGTCGATCGGCCGCAGCGAGGTCAGGCTCGCGACGGTGCGGACGGCACTGGAGATGTTGCTGGAGGCGGCCGAAACCAAGTGA
- the lpdA gene encoding dihydrolipoyl dehydrogenase, with protein MSNAYDVIIIGSGPGGYIAAIRAAQLGMKVAVVEREHLAGICSNWGCIPTKALLRSADVMHSASHAKDYGLTLEGSIKPDIKAIVARSRGIAHRMNNGVGFLFKKNKVDIIWGEAKLTKPGEVVVGKISKPIVQPQGPVPKNTLGEGTYTAKHIIVATGARPRALPGIEPDGKLIWTYFEAMKPEEMPKSLLVMGSGAIGIEFASFYRTMGVDVTVVEIMKQVMPVEDAEISALAKKQFERQGMKILLEAKVAKVEKGADSVTATIELKDGKTQAITADRMISAVGVQANIEGIGLEAVGVKTDRGFIAIDGYGKTNVPGIYAIGDVAGPPLLAHKAEHEAVICIEKIAGLPNVHPMDKAKIPGCTYCNPQVASVGLTEAKAKEEGRDVRVGRFPFVANGKAIALGEDQGLVKTIFDKKTGELLGAHMVGAEVTELIQGFVVAMNLETTEEDLMHTIFPHPTISETMKESVLDAYGRALNA; from the coding sequence GTGTCCAACGCTTATGACGTCATCATCATCGGCTCCGGCCCCGGCGGCTACATCGCCGCGATCCGTGCGGCACAGCTTGGCATGAAGGTCGCGGTCGTCGAACGCGAGCACCTAGCCGGCATCTGCTCGAACTGGGGCTGCATCCCTACCAAGGCGCTGCTCCGGTCGGCTGACGTCATGCACAGCGCCAGCCATGCGAAGGACTACGGCCTGACGCTCGAAGGCTCGATCAAGCCCGACATCAAGGCGATCGTGGCCCGCTCCCGCGGCATCGCCCATCGCATGAACAACGGCGTCGGATTCCTGTTCAAGAAGAACAAGGTCGACATCATCTGGGGCGAGGCGAAGCTCACCAAGCCGGGCGAGGTGGTCGTCGGCAAGATCTCCAAGCCCATCGTCCAGCCGCAGGGCCCGGTGCCGAAGAACACCCTGGGCGAGGGCACCTATACCGCGAAGCACATCATCGTAGCGACCGGCGCGCGGCCGCGCGCACTGCCCGGCATCGAGCCGGACGGCAAGCTGATCTGGACCTATTTCGAGGCCATGAAGCCGGAGGAAATGCCGAAGTCGCTGCTCGTCATGGGCTCCGGCGCGATCGGCATCGAGTTTGCCAGCTTCTACCGCACCATGGGCGTCGACGTCACCGTCGTCGAGATCATGAAGCAGGTCATGCCGGTGGAAGATGCGGAGATCTCCGCACTGGCGAAGAAGCAGTTCGAGCGCCAGGGCATGAAGATCCTGCTCGAGGCCAAGGTCGCCAAGGTCGAGAAGGGCGCCGACTCCGTCACCGCCACGATCGAATTGAAGGATGGCAAGACGCAAGCGATCACCGCCGACCGGATGATCTCGGCCGTCGGTGTACAGGCTAATATCGAGGGCATTGGTCTGGAAGCGGTCGGGGTCAAGACGGACCGCGGCTTCATCGCGATCGACGGCTACGGCAAGACCAATGTCCCCGGCATCTATGCAATCGGCGATGTCGCCGGCCCGCCGCTGCTCGCCCACAAGGCCGAGCACGAGGCCGTCATCTGCATCGAGAAGATTGCCGGCCTGCCAAATGTTCATCCGATGGACAAGGCGAAGATCCCGGGCTGCACCTATTGCAACCCGCAGGTCGCCTCCGTCGGTCTGACGGAAGCGAAGGCGAAGGAAGAGGGCCGGGACGTCCGCGTCGGCCGCTTCCCCTTCGTCGCCAACGGCAAGGCGATCGCGCTCGGCGAAGACCAGGGTCTCGTCAAGACGATCTTCGACAAGAAGACCGGCGAACTCCTCGGCGCCCATATGGTCGGCGCGGAGGTGACCGAACTCATTCAAGGTTTCGTCGTCGCCATGAATCTCGAAACGACGGAAGAAGACCTGATGCACACGATCTTCCCGCATCCGACCATTTCGGAAACGATGAAGGAAAGCGTGCTGGATGCCTATGGCCGGGCCCTGAACGCCTGA
- a CDS encoding SGNH/GDSL hydrolase family protein: MAKTVLCYGDSLTWGYDPEGPGRHLFEDRWPSVLQAALGSDVNVIAEGLNGRTTGYDDHLADCERNGVKTLPTVLHSHMPLDLVILMLGTNDMKPVIAGTAIAARQGMQRLVALVRNHEWSFDYEVPDILIVAPPPLRETADPVFAAMFAGGVEQSAMLASLYRDLADELGCGFYDAASAAETTPLDGVHLDAENTRALGKGLEPIVRMMLGI, encoded by the coding sequence ATGGCAAAGACCGTCCTCTGCTACGGTGACTCGCTCACCTGGGGTTACGATCCGGAAGGTCCGGGTCGTCACCTGTTTGAGGACCGCTGGCCAAGCGTGCTGCAGGCGGCTCTCGGTTCAGACGTCAATGTCATTGCGGAAGGCTTGAACGGTCGCACCACCGGCTATGACGATCACCTGGCGGATTGCGAGCGCAATGGCGTGAAGACGCTGCCGACGGTGTTGCACAGCCACATGCCGCTCGATCTCGTCATCCTCATGCTCGGCACGAACGACATGAAGCCCGTGATCGCCGGCACGGCGATTGCGGCGCGCCAGGGCATGCAGCGGCTGGTGGCGCTGGTCCGAAATCATGAATGGTCCTTCGACTACGAAGTTCCGGACATCCTCATCGTCGCGCCGCCGCCGCTTCGCGAGACTGCTGATCCCGTGTTCGCCGCCATGTTTGCCGGCGGCGTTGAGCAGTCGGCCATGCTCGCATCGCTCTACCGCGACCTCGCCGATGAACTCGGCTGCGGATTCTACGATGCGGCTTCGGCCGCGGAGACGACGCCACTCGACGGTGTTCATCTGGACGCCGAAAATACCCGGGCCCTCGGCAAGGGGCTCGAGCCTATCGTACGGATGATGTTGGGAATTTGA
- a CDS encoding cation:proton antiporter, with protein MLDLSDWSPDPYILVLTGLGFLIALVAWLPLALKRLPLSLPIVCIALGAALFLSPAVSDEPLPLTYPEFTERFTEFVVIIALMGAGLKLDRVFSWRRWSVTWRLLAITMPMSIAAITVLGVWGLGLPWAMALLLGASLAPTDPVLAADVQVGPPKTGEEDEVRFGLTSEAGLNDGLAFPFVNLAIALSVYAAKGEPWLEKWILHSVLWEVGAGIVGGWLVGRIFGWLTFRVPADTKLAQTGDGLIAIAATFVSYGLTEIIECYGFLAVFVTALTLRHAHREHDFHREMHDVTEQVERLAMMILLLLFGGALVTGLLAPLRFADIVAAVLILIVIRPLGGLIGLIGLDAAWREKLTISFFGIRGVGSFYYLAYGLNHMPVEGGERLWAIVGLVVLLSVLLHGLTVTPVMRLLDRSRGRDPDATGVPPPGLQGPASEAISEN; from the coding sequence ATGCTAGATCTCAGCGACTGGTCACCTGATCCCTATATCCTGGTTCTGACGGGACTGGGCTTCCTCATAGCGCTCGTTGCCTGGTTGCCTCTGGCGCTCAAGCGCCTCCCTTTGTCATTGCCGATCGTCTGCATTGCCTTGGGTGCAGCATTGTTTCTGAGCCCGGCGGTCTCCGATGAGCCACTGCCTCTGACCTATCCCGAATTTACGGAGCGCTTTACCGAATTCGTGGTGATCATCGCACTGATGGGCGCCGGCCTGAAGCTCGACCGCGTTTTCAGTTGGCGGCGATGGAGCGTGACCTGGCGTCTGCTGGCGATCACGATGCCCATGAGCATTGCCGCCATCACGGTTCTGGGGGTGTGGGGGCTCGGCCTGCCATGGGCAATGGCCTTGCTTCTCGGTGCGAGTCTGGCGCCGACCGATCCAGTTCTGGCCGCCGACGTGCAGGTCGGCCCTCCAAAGACCGGGGAGGAAGATGAGGTGCGGTTCGGCCTCACATCAGAGGCGGGGCTGAACGACGGCCTGGCCTTCCCGTTCGTGAACCTTGCAATCGCGCTCAGTGTCTACGCTGCCAAAGGTGAACCATGGCTGGAGAAGTGGATACTTCACAGCGTTCTTTGGGAGGTTGGTGCCGGCATCGTCGGCGGCTGGTTGGTCGGCCGCATCTTCGGCTGGCTCACCTTCAGAGTCCCCGCTGATACCAAGCTCGCCCAGACGGGAGACGGCCTGATTGCAATCGCCGCGACCTTCGTCTCCTATGGCCTCACCGAAATCATCGAGTGCTATGGCTTCCTCGCCGTCTTCGTGACCGCCCTCACGCTTCGCCATGCACATCGCGAGCACGACTTTCATCGGGAGATGCACGACGTCACGGAGCAGGTCGAGCGCCTGGCGATGATGATCCTGCTGTTGCTTTTTGGTGGTGCATTGGTGACCGGCCTGCTTGCGCCGCTTCGCTTCGCTGATATCGTCGCGGCAGTTCTCATCCTGATCGTCATAAGGCCACTGGGCGGGTTGATCGGCCTCATCGGGCTGGACGCCGCCTGGAGAGAAAAACTGACCATCTCCTTCTTCGGCATCCGTGGCGTCGGTTCGTTCTATTACCTTGCCTATGGCCTCAACCATATGCCCGTTGAAGGCGGTGAGCGTCTCTGGGCCATCGTGGGCCTGGTGGTGCTGCTGTCCGTCCTCCTGCACGGCTTGACGGTGACCCCGGTCATGCGGCTGCTTGACCGTAGCCGAGGGAGGGATCCCGATGCCACGGGCGTGCCTCCGCCCGGTTTGCAGGGGCCTGCTTCGGAGGCAATCTCAGAAAACTAG
- a CDS encoding pyruvate dehydrogenase complex dihydrolipoamide acetyltransferase — protein MPINITMPALSPTMEEGNLAKWLVKEGDKVAPGDVIAEIETDKATMEVEAVDEGTVAKIVVPAGTEAVKVNALIAILAGEGEDVKDAAAAGGASAEAPKPAAAPAEAKAEAPKAEAAKPQAEQPVADAAPAASTPAPKAASGERIFASPLARRLAKEAGLDLSAVSGSGPHGRVVKADVEKAAASGTAKAAPAAAAASQAAAPAMAKGPSDDAVLKLFAEGSYELLPHDGMRKTIASRLTESTQTVPSYTVSMDCELDALMKLRAEINASAPVKKTEKGEVPAFKLSVNDFIIKAMALALRDVPMANASWTSTARVLHKHADVGVAVAIPDGLITPIVRKAEQKTLSAISNEVKDLAKRARDKKLKPEEYQGGTTSVSNLGMYGVSSFTSIVNLPQASIVSIGAGVEKPVVRNGEIKIGTVMTATFAFDHRVIDGALGAELASAFKRYVENPMAMLV, from the coding sequence ATGCCGATCAACATCACCATGCCCGCCCTTTCTCCCACGATGGAAGAGGGCAATCTTGCCAAGTGGCTGGTCAAGGAAGGCGACAAGGTTGCCCCCGGCGACGTGATTGCTGAGATCGAGACCGACAAGGCGACCATGGAAGTGGAAGCCGTGGATGAAGGCACGGTGGCGAAGATCGTCGTCCCGGCCGGCACCGAGGCGGTCAAGGTCAACGCCCTGATCGCAATCCTCGCCGGTGAAGGCGAGGATGTGAAGGACGCCGCTGCCGCCGGTGGGGCATCGGCGGAAGCACCGAAGCCTGCCGCCGCTCCGGCCGAAGCCAAGGCGGAAGCGCCGAAAGCAGAAGCCGCCAAGCCGCAGGCGGAGCAGCCGGTAGCAGATGCGGCGCCCGCGGCCTCGACACCTGCGCCCAAGGCTGCCTCCGGCGAACGCATCTTCGCCTCGCCGCTGGCACGTCGTCTCGCCAAAGAAGCCGGGCTCGATCTGTCGGCCGTTTCCGGCTCGGGCCCGCATGGCCGCGTGGTCAAGGCGGACGTCGAGAAGGCTGCGGCCTCCGGTACGGCGAAAGCCGCGCCGGCTGCTGCTGCCGCATCCCAAGCGGCTGCCCCTGCCATGGCCAAGGGCCCCTCGGACGATGCGGTCCTCAAGCTCTTTGCCGAAGGCTCCTACGAACTCCTGCCGCATGACGGAATGCGCAAGACGATTGCATCACGCCTGACGGAATCGACGCAGACCGTTCCCTCCTACACCGTGTCGATGGATTGCGAGCTCGACGCGCTGATGAAGCTGCGCGCCGAGATCAACGCTTCGGCTCCCGTAAAGAAGACGGAGAAGGGCGAGGTTCCGGCCTTCAAGCTCTCGGTCAACGACTTCATCATCAAGGCGATGGCCCTCGCGCTGCGGGACGTGCCGATGGCGAATGCCTCCTGGACCTCGACGGCACGCGTGCTGCACAAGCATGCCGATGTTGGCGTGGCCGTTGCCATTCCCGACGGCCTGATCACGCCGATCGTCCGCAAGGCCGAGCAGAAGACGCTGTCCGCCATCTCCAACGAGGTGAAGGATCTCGCCAAGCGGGCGCGCGACAAGAAGCTGAAGCCTGAGGAATATCAGGGCGGCACAACGTCGGTTTCCAATCTCGGCATGTACGGCGTCTCCAGCTTCACCTCGATCGTCAACCTGCCGCAGGCTTCAATCGTCTCGATCGGCGCCGGCGTCGAGAAGCCGGTCGTCAGAAACGGCGAGATCAAGATCGGCACGGTCATGACGGCAACCTTCGCCTTCGATCATCGGGTCATCGATGGTGCCCTCGGCGCGGAGCTCGCCTCTGCCTTCAAGCGCTATGTCGAAAACCCGATGGCGATGCTCGTCTGA
- the lipA gene encoding lipoyl synthase, which produces MVTILDRTAAEDLKRVRHPEKAHRPDTEVLRKPEWIRVKAPVSKGYAETRSIVKENKLVTVCEEAGCPNIGECWDKKHATFMIMGEICTRACAFCNVTTGRPNALDLDEPENVAKAVRQMGLSHVVITSVDRDDLDDGGAEHFEKVIWAIRAASPLTTIEILTPDFLKKPGALERVVAAKPDVFNHNLETVPGNYLTVRPGARYFHSVRLLQRVKELDPTMFTKSGIMVGLGEERNEVLQLMDDLRTADVDFLTIGQYLQPTRKHHKVERFVTPEEFKSYETIAYTKGFLMVSSSPLTRSSHHAGDDFARLKAARERKLLAAAE; this is translated from the coding sequence ATGGTAACCATTCTCGACAGGACCGCTGCGGAAGATCTCAAGCGCGTCCGCCATCCGGAAAAGGCGCATCGTCCGGACACTGAAGTCTTGCGCAAGCCGGAATGGATCCGGGTCAAGGCGCCTGTTTCCAAGGGCTATGCCGAAACCCGCTCGATCGTGAAGGAAAACAAGCTCGTCACCGTCTGCGAGGAGGCCGGCTGCCCGAACATCGGCGAGTGCTGGGACAAGAAGCACGCTACCTTCATGATCATGGGCGAAATCTGTACCCGCGCCTGTGCCTTCTGCAACGTGACGACGGGCCGCCCCAATGCGCTCGACCTGGACGAGCCGGAGAATGTCGCCAAGGCCGTGCGCCAGATGGGTCTCTCCCACGTCGTCATCACCTCCGTTGATCGCGACGACCTCGACGACGGCGGCGCCGAGCACTTCGAGAAGGTGATCTGGGCGATTCGCGCGGCATCGCCGCTGACCACGATCGAGATCCTGACGCCGGACTTCCTCAAGAAGCCAGGCGCGCTGGAACGCGTCGTCGCCGCCAAGCCGGACGTCTTCAACCACAACCTGGAAACGGTGCCGGGTAATTACCTGACGGTTCGCCCCGGCGCCCGCTATTTCCACTCGGTCCGCCTGTTGCAGCGGGTGAAGGAACTCGATCCGACGATGTTCACCAAGTCCGGCATCATGGTCGGACTCGGCGAGGAGCGGAACGAGGTACTGCAACTGATGGATGACCTGCGAACCGCAGACGTCGACTTCCTCACCATCGGTCAGTATCTGCAGCCCACCCGCAAGCACCACAAGGTCGAGCGCTTCGTCACCCCGGAAGAATTCAAGTCCTACGAGACCATCGCCTATACCAAGGGCTTCTTGATGGTCTCGTCCAGTCCGCTGACCCGCTCTTCCCATCACGCCGGCGACGACTTTGCCCGTCTCAAGGCGGCCCGCGAGCGGAAGCTTCTGGCCGCCGCGGAATAG
- a CDS encoding type II toxin-antitoxin system RatA family toxin has translation MPKFETHRPVKHSPKQMYDLVADVEKYPEFLPLCEALTVRSRKERDGKTLLIADMTVGYKAIRETFTTQVLLNPEELAIDVKYIEGPFRYLDNRWRFEPAGEGCKVHFFIDYEFKSRILGAVMGSMFDRAFRMFAEAFEARADRVYG, from the coding sequence ATGCCCAAGTTCGAGACTCATCGCCCCGTCAAGCATTCGCCCAAGCAGATGTATGATCTGGTGGCCGATGTGGAGAAATACCCGGAATTCCTTCCGCTTTGCGAGGCGCTGACGGTCCGGTCCCGCAAGGAGCGCGATGGCAAGACGCTGCTGATTGCCGACATGACTGTCGGCTACAAGGCGATACGCGAGACCTTCACGACGCAGGTCCTCCTCAACCCTGAAGAACTGGCGATCGACGTGAAGTACATTGAGGGCCCGTTTCGCTACCTGGACAACCGCTGGCGGTTTGAACCGGCCGGCGAGGGATGCAAGGTGCACTTCTTCATCGACTATGAATTCAAGAGCCGGATCTTGGGCGCCGTGATGGGCTCGATGTTCGACCGTGCCTTCCGCATGTTCGCTGAAGCCTTCGAGGCGAGGGCGGACCGGGTGTACGGCTGA
- a CDS encoding bifunctional 2-C-methyl-D-erythritol 4-phosphate cytidylyltransferase/2-C-methyl-D-erythritol 2,4-cyclodiphosphate synthase, with product MNIGIVIVAAGRGERAGSAEGPKQYRRIGGSAVIAHTLKAFLDWSKAGPIVVVIHPDDKLLFEAAVSGLAMERVTTVTGGATRQQSVLAGLQAVAALEATHVMIHDGARPFVDRALLDRIAARLEAGDDAVLPALPVTDTLKRVTEGRVVETISREGLYAAQTPQSFRLATILAAHERAAAQRSDFTDDCSIAEWAGVPVAIVEGSPENVKLTVRRDIIMADERLSAAALPDVRTGNGYDVHQLEPGDGVTLCGVFIPHDQRLKGHSDADVGLHALTDALLATCGAGDIGDHFPPSDPQWKGAPSKIFLARAAEIVRENGGTILNADVSLIAEAPKIGPHRQAMRETMADILRIDLERCSVKATTNEQIGFVGRREGIAAIATATVVYSGRGS from the coding sequence ATGAATATCGGGATCGTCATTGTCGCAGCCGGACGTGGGGAACGGGCAGGATCTGCAGAGGGACCGAAGCAGTATCGCAGGATCGGCGGCAGCGCCGTGATCGCGCACACGCTGAAGGCCTTCCTCGATTGGTCGAAGGCCGGACCGATCGTCGTCGTCATCCATCCGGATGACAAGCTCCTGTTCGAGGCGGCCGTCAGCGGCCTCGCCATGGAACGCGTGACGACGGTCACGGGAGGCGCGACGCGCCAGCAGTCGGTCCTTGCCGGCCTGCAGGCGGTCGCGGCGCTGGAGGCGACGCATGTGATGATCCATGACGGCGCCCGTCCCTTCGTCGACCGGGCGCTGCTTGATCGCATCGCTGCCCGGCTGGAGGCGGGCGACGACGCCGTGCTGCCTGCCCTTCCGGTCACGGATACGCTCAAGCGGGTCACGGAGGGGCGCGTAGTCGAGACCATTTCGCGGGAGGGGCTTTATGCGGCCCAGACCCCGCAGAGCTTCAGGTTGGCGACAATTCTTGCGGCACATGAGAGGGCAGCTGCCCAGCGTAGCGACTTCACGGACGACTGTTCCATCGCCGAGTGGGCTGGGGTTCCGGTTGCCATCGTGGAAGGCTCTCCGGAAAACGTGAAACTGACAGTAAGGCGGGACATCATTATGGCGGACGAGAGACTTTCGGCGGCGGCACTTCCGGACGTGCGGACCGGCAACGGCTATGACGTGCACCAGTTGGAGCCGGGAGACGGGGTCACGCTGTGTGGCGTGTTCATCCCACACGACCAGAGGCTGAAGGGACATTCGGATGCCGATGTCGGACTCCATGCGCTGACCGATGCGCTGCTGGCGACCTGCGGCGCCGGTGACATCGGCGATCATTTCCCGCCCTCGGACCCCCAGTGGAAGGGTGCGCCGTCGAAAATCTTCCTGGCGCGCGCCGCGGAGATCGTTCGCGAGAATGGCGGCACCATCTTGAATGCGGACGTCTCGCTGATTGCCGAAGCGCCGAAGATCGGCCCCCACCGGCAGGCAATGCGCGAGACGATGGCCGATATCCTCCGGATCGACCTCGAGCGCTGTTCGGTCAAGGCCACCACGAACGAGCAGATCGGCTTTGTCGGTCGACGCGAGGGCATCGCCGCCATCGCGACGGCAACAGTCGTGTATTCCGGACGCGGGTCATGA
- a CDS encoding two-component system sensor histidine kinase NtrB: MNKPQPPSGDNALALAVLNSVQNPVILVDPAGHVAFANWEAESFFGASAAQLARHDIATLIPFGSPLLALIDQVRERRAPVNEYRVDLSSPRLGQEKLVDLYVAPVVSEPGSVVVVFQERSMADKIDRQLTHRAAARSVTGLASMLAHEIKNPLSGIRGAAQLLETSVESEDRALTRLICDETDRIVSLVDRMEVFSDERPVDRQPLNIHSVLDHVKAIARAGFGRHIRFSENYDPSLPPVHANRDQLVQVFLNLVKNAAEAIGDQADGEIMLTTAYRPGIRLSVAGSREKISLPLEFCVIDNGPGVPADLLPDLFDPFITTKTNGSGLGLALVAKIIGAHGGIVECDSQARRTVFRVLMPMHKEESALEQDAAHRMTGKAQ, from the coding sequence ATGAACAAGCCCCAGCCGCCGTCGGGGGACAATGCGCTGGCGCTCGCCGTCCTCAATTCCGTTCAGAACCCGGTGATCCTCGTGGATCCTGCCGGGCACGTCGCCTTCGCGAACTGGGAGGCCGAATCCTTCTTCGGAGCCAGTGCCGCGCAACTCGCCCGCCATGACATCGCGACGCTCATTCCGTTCGGCAGCCCGCTCCTGGCGTTGATCGACCAGGTTCGGGAGCGCAGGGCGCCTGTCAACGAGTACCGGGTCGATCTGTCGTCGCCGCGGCTCGGTCAGGAAAAACTGGTGGACCTTTATGTGGCTCCGGTCGTCAGCGAGCCCGGTTCTGTCGTCGTCGTGTTCCAGGAACGCTCCATGGCCGACAAGATCGACAGGCAGCTGACCCATCGCGCCGCGGCCCGTTCGGTGACCGGCCTCGCCTCGATGTTGGCGCACGAGATCAAGAATCCGCTCTCGGGCATCCGTGGGGCAGCACAATTGCTCGAAACCTCGGTCGAAAGCGAGGATCGGGCGCTGACCAGGCTGATCTGTGACGAGACGGACCGCATCGTGTCGCTCGTCGACCGCATGGAGGTCTTTTCCGATGAGCGGCCGGTGGACCGGCAGCCCCTCAACATCCATTCGGTTCTCGACCACGTGAAGGCGATTGCCCGGGCGGGCTTCGGCCGTCACATCAGGTTTTCGGAGAACTACGATCCCTCGCTGCCGCCGGTCCACGCCAATCGCGACCAGCTGGTGCAGGTCTTCCTCAACCTGGTGAAGAACGCCGCCGAGGCCATCGGCGACCAGGCCGACGGCGAGATCATGCTCACCACGGCCTACCGTCCCGGCATCCGCCTTTCCGTCGCCGGGTCTCGGGAGAAGATCTCCCTGCCGCTGGAATTCTGCGTGATCGACAATGGCCCTGGCGTCCCGGCCGACCTGCTGCCGGACCTCTTCGACCCTTTCATCACCACAAAAACCAACGGCTCCGGCCTTGGTCTGGCGCTGGTGGCCAAGATCATCGGCGCCCATGGCGGCATCGTCGAGTGCGACAGCCAGGCTCGCCGGACCGTGTTCCGTGTCCTGATGCCGATGCACAAGGAGGAGAGTGCGCTGGAGCAAGATGCTGCCCATAGAATGACAGGAAAAGCCCAATGA
- a CDS encoding GlsB/YeaQ/YmgE family stress response membrane protein, with product MEGVGWFGAIIIGGLAGWLAGKFMDLRYGLFMNIFIGIVGAIGANAVFEGADIHVADGWLGFLVTGFIGSCVLLFLAKIARR from the coding sequence ATGGAAGGCGTGGGCTGGTTTGGGGCCATTATCATCGGCGGGCTGGCAGGCTGGCTTGCCGGCAAGTTCATGGACCTGCGCTATGGCCTGTTTATGAACATCTTCATCGGCATCGTTGGTGCCATCGGCGCCAACGCCGTCTTCGAAGGCGCCGACATCCATGTCGCAGACGGATGGCTGGGTTTCCTGGTGACAGGTTTCATCGGCTCCTGCGTTCTGTTATTCCTCGCAAAAATCGCCCGTCGGTGA
- the dusB gene encoding tRNA dihydrouridine synthase DusB has product MPVPHLATPLSIGPVTIRNRVVLAPMSGVTDLPFREIAWRWGAGLVVTEMIASRELAMSRGESWARLKRAGLGPHMVQLAGREPHWMAEAARIAADNGADIIDINMGCPAKKVTGGLSGSALMRDPVLALSLIEATVKAVDVPVTLKMRLGWDGNSINAPQIARQAEEAGVRLVTIHGRTRMQFYEGRADWNAIRAVREAISVPLIANGDVQSPADAREILAASGADAVMMGRGAQGRPWHVGAIADHPPPSREQQREIVAEHYEAMLAFYGREAGLRHARKHLGWYIDRLAPSLPVEDKAAIFRSTDPEDVMQKMMQALQVQAEPTAREAA; this is encoded by the coding sequence TTGCCTGTTCCGCATCTTGCCACTCCCCTCAGCATCGGACCGGTCACCATCAGGAACCGGGTGGTTCTGGCGCCAATGTCCGGGGTGACCGACCTGCCGTTTCGCGAGATTGCCTGGCGATGGGGCGCCGGACTGGTCGTCACCGAGATGATCGCCAGCCGCGAGCTTGCCATGTCCCGCGGTGAATCCTGGGCCCGCCTGAAGCGCGCCGGACTTGGTCCGCACATGGTCCAGCTCGCCGGCCGCGAGCCGCACTGGATGGCCGAGGCCGCCCGTATCGCGGCCGACAACGGGGCGGACATCATCGACATCAACATGGGCTGTCCCGCCAAGAAGGTAACCGGCGGCCTTTCCGGCTCGGCGCTGATGCGTGATCCCGTGCTGGCCCTTTCGCTGATCGAGGCGACGGTGAAGGCGGTGGATGTGCCGGTCACCCTGAAGATGCGTCTCGGGTGGGACGGGAACTCGATCAACGCGCCGCAGATCGCCCGTCAGGCGGAGGAGGCCGGCGTCAGGCTTGTCACGATACACGGTCGAACCCGCATGCAGTTCTACGAGGGAAGGGCGGACTGGAACGCCATTCGCGCGGTGCGCGAGGCGATCTCCGTGCCGCTCATCGCCAATGGCGACGTTCAATCTCCCGCGGATGCGCGCGAGATCCTCGCCGCCTCCGGTGCCGATGCCGTCATGATGGGCCGTGGCGCCCAGGGAAGGCCTTGGCATGTCGGAGCAATCGCCGACCACCCGCCTCCCTCTCGCGAGCAGCAGAGGGAGATTGTCGCCGAACACTACGAGGCGATGCTTGCCTTCTACGGACGGGAAGCCGGGCTGCGGCACGCCCGCAAGCACCTTGGCTGGTACATCGATCGGTTGGCGCCGTCGCTTCCCGTCGAGGACAAGGCCGCGATCTTCCGATCCACCGATCCAGAGGATGTCATGCAGAAGATGATGCAGGCGCTGCAGGTCCAGGCAGAGCCGACCGCGAGGGAGGCCGCATGA